Proteins encoded together in one Candidatus Sulfotelmatobacter sp. window:
- a CDS encoding alginate export family protein, protein MKSCALKWSGGMVLMLLAGSLFVQSMAGQQSLPTPSDLPAKMQETKQPVPAKHKLGPLEISVNWRTRAEGWYWFQAPTGNSEYGLWDSLLRLGIGQTGERFDWFLEGEQPSILGLPNDAVVAAPQGQLGLGANYYVANNNHTDVANGFVKQAFVNFKNLGPAGLKIGRFEYFDGLEVKPKDALLATVIQTRISSRLISNFAFTAVQRSFDGVQLSASSGENNFTFFGARPTQGVFQVKGMDELDVDTYYGAYTRSVETPQSAGELRIFALGYIDHRTTVLKTDNRSAAVRAADFGKIEIATWGADYAHVFNTNAAGKFDFLVWGALQTGSWGGLAQHASAFVGEAGWQPPIPVLKPWISAGYSYGSGDGNNKDSTHGTFFQVLPTPRQYARFPFYNMMNNEDLYGTVNVKPFSKLGLRSEVHTLRLANAADFWYSGGGAFQPKTFGYTGRPSNGNRGLGNVWDVSADYQVTPSFGTTLYYGHAWGKGVIDSIYPRDPNGQLIFLETNYHF, encoded by the coding sequence ATGAAGTCTTGCGCATTGAAGTGGTCGGGGGGCATGGTTCTCATGCTCCTAGCAGGATCACTGTTCGTACAATCGATGGCTGGACAGCAGTCCCTCCCCACTCCGTCCGATCTTCCAGCGAAAATGCAAGAAACAAAACAGCCGGTCCCGGCCAAGCACAAACTCGGGCCGCTGGAAATTTCGGTGAATTGGCGCACGCGCGCCGAGGGCTGGTATTGGTTTCAGGCTCCGACGGGAAATAGCGAATACGGCCTGTGGGATTCTTTGCTGCGCTTGGGAATCGGACAGACGGGCGAGCGCTTCGACTGGTTCCTCGAAGGCGAACAGCCATCCATTCTCGGCCTGCCGAACGACGCCGTGGTTGCCGCGCCGCAAGGCCAACTCGGACTGGGCGCGAACTATTACGTAGCGAACAACAATCACACCGATGTAGCCAACGGCTTCGTCAAGCAAGCCTTTGTGAATTTCAAGAACCTCGGGCCGGCCGGTCTAAAAATAGGGCGATTCGAGTATTTCGATGGACTGGAAGTGAAGCCCAAAGATGCGCTGCTCGCCACCGTCATCCAAACCCGCATTTCGAGCCGCCTGATTTCGAACTTCGCTTTTACCGCGGTACAGCGATCGTTTGACGGAGTCCAACTCTCGGCGAGTTCCGGAGAGAACAACTTCACATTTTTCGGCGCGCGGCCGACGCAAGGAGTATTTCAGGTCAAAGGAATGGATGAACTCGATGTGGACACTTACTACGGAGCGTACACCCGGTCGGTCGAAACACCACAGTCCGCGGGCGAGTTGCGCATATTTGCTCTGGGCTATATCGATCATCGCACGACGGTGCTGAAAACAGACAACCGTTCCGCGGCGGTTCGTGCTGCCGATTTCGGAAAAATTGAGATCGCTACCTGGGGCGCGGACTACGCCCACGTTTTCAATACCAATGCCGCCGGAAAGTTCGACTTTCTGGTGTGGGGCGCGCTGCAAACCGGCTCGTGGGGCGGCCTTGCTCAACATGCGTCCGCGTTCGTCGGCGAGGCTGGCTGGCAACCACCCATCCCAGTGCTGAAGCCGTGGATCAGCGCGGGTTATTCCTATGGCAGCGGCGATGGGAATAACAAAGACTCAACCCACGGTACTTTCTTTCAAGTTCTGCCTACGCCTCGCCAGTACGCGCGCTTCCCTTTTTACAACATGATGAACAATGAAGATTTGTACGGCACGGTCAATGTGAAGCCATTCTCGAAGCTAGGATTGCGGAGTGAAGTGCACACGCTTCGCTTGGCGAATGCGGCGGACTTTTGGTACTCGGGTGGTGGCGCGTTCCAGCCTAAAACTTTCGGCTATACCGGTCGGCCCAGCAATGGAAACCGAGGCCTAGGCAATGTGTGGGATGTGAGCGCAGACTATCAGGTGACGCCGTCGTTCGGCACCACGCTTTACTATGGCCATGCCTGGGGCAAGGGCGTGATCGACTCGATCTATCCGAGAGATCCGAATGGGCAGTTGATCTTTTTGGAAACGAACTATCACTTCTAA
- the rpoN gene encoding RNA polymerase factor sigma-54, translated as MVLLQHRLNVKLSQRQILTPGLVQMVSVLALNKLELKDMINAEMVENPVLEELEDSVPLLDEVGKKEEDRERAATASTEENPIAAVEKKDPFEEIDFGSFFQDYLDPGYRTHSEMEDIERPSFENFLSKPTNLTDHLAWQLGALSLRPEVREAADVIIGNLNEDGYLIASDEELLGIAPPAAPEADAETAKNIVNEAQALGLTEVASEPEAESEEASELEGIADSNEGDSVEIDKSVELSADLINAANVDAGYSDVAGILPPAEPHPEASFSTRSGNSAAATAPAPDRTSQPASIYRPNFTAADLHEALEVVRQLDPPGVACRDLRDCLLHQLRYHQAQLALHKNGNGTAQLLQDAMAVVDQHLRGLQNKQHKEIGKAIGRPIEAVQAALDYIRTLDPRPGLRYNKVQARLIEPDVAFVKHGDEWLVIMNDEDLPQLRLNPAYKKLVTRDGVNEKSTRDYVKERYKSAIQLIKNIEQRKQTITKVCYVIVARQQDFLERGIDQLKPMMIKEVAEEIGVHPSTVSRAVANKYAHTPQGVFELRYFFSESVQGPEGGGTSLLILKRRVKKLIEEEDPSRPLTDEQITRILQSQGIQVTRRTVAKYREDMRIPSTHQRRVKK; from the coding sequence GAAGAGCTCGAAGACTCAGTTCCTCTGCTCGACGAAGTCGGGAAGAAAGAAGAAGATCGCGAGCGCGCGGCTACCGCCAGCACCGAAGAAAATCCCATCGCCGCGGTCGAAAAGAAAGATCCGTTCGAAGAGATCGATTTCGGCTCGTTCTTCCAGGATTATCTCGATCCCGGTTACCGGACGCACAGCGAGATGGAGGACATTGAGCGTCCTTCGTTTGAGAATTTTCTCTCCAAGCCCACGAATCTTACGGATCACCTGGCCTGGCAGTTGGGCGCGCTCAGCCTGCGCCCGGAGGTGCGCGAAGCCGCCGACGTGATCATCGGCAATTTGAATGAAGACGGATACCTGATCGCCAGTGATGAGGAGTTACTTGGTATAGCTCCACCTGCGGCGCCCGAGGCCGATGCGGAAACCGCAAAGAATATTGTCAACGAGGCGCAAGCGCTGGGTTTGACGGAGGTCGCCTCCGAGCCGGAAGCCGAGAGCGAAGAAGCTTCAGAGCTTGAAGGGATCGCCGATTCTAACGAAGGCGACTCTGTCGAAATCGATAAGAGCGTAGAACTTAGCGCCGATCTCATCAACGCGGCGAATGTCGATGCAGGCTACAGCGACGTTGCCGGGATCTTGCCGCCAGCGGAGCCGCACCCGGAAGCATCTTTCTCGACCCGCTCCGGTAATTCCGCTGCCGCGACGGCTCCCGCGCCCGACCGCACGTCGCAGCCAGCCTCGATTTACAGGCCCAACTTCACCGCCGCCGATCTGCACGAGGCGCTGGAAGTCGTCCGCCAACTCGATCCGCCCGGCGTGGCTTGCAGGGATTTGCGCGATTGCCTGCTTCACCAGCTTCGTTATCATCAGGCCCAGCTCGCACTGCACAAGAACGGCAACGGCACGGCACAACTTTTGCAGGACGCGATGGCTGTGGTCGACCAGCATCTACGCGGCCTGCAAAATAAGCAGCACAAAGAGATCGGCAAGGCGATCGGCCGTCCCATTGAAGCCGTGCAAGCGGCGCTCGATTACATTCGTACGCTCGATCCCCGTCCCGGTCTGCGCTACAACAAAGTACAGGCGCGCCTCATCGAGCCTGACGTCGCTTTCGTGAAGCACGGCGACGAGTGGCTCGTGATCATGAACGACGAAGACCTGCCGCAGCTGCGCCTGAATCCGGCTTACAAGAAATTAGTGACGCGCGACGGCGTCAATGAAAAGAGCACGCGCGACTACGTCAAAGAGCGCTACAAGAGCGCAATTCAGCTCATCAAGAACATCGAGCAGCGCAAGCAGACGATCACAAAAGTCTGCTATGTCATCGTCGCCCGCCAGCAGGATTTTCTCGAACGAGGCATCGATCAACTGAAACCCATGATGATCAAGGAGGTGGCCGAAGAAATCGGCGTGCATCCTTCGACGGTAAGCCGGGCTGTGGCCAACAAGTACGCCCACACTCCCCAGGGCGTATTCGAGCTGCGGTATTTCTTCAGCGAGAGCGTGCAGGGTCCGGAGGGCGGTGGCACATCGCTGCTGATCCTCAAACGCCGGGTCAAGAAGCTCATCGAGGAAGAAGATCCCAGCCGTCCGCTGACCGACGAGCAGATCACGCGGATTCTGCAATCACAGGGCATTCAGGTGACTCGCCGCACGGTTGCTAAATACCGCGAAGATATGCGCATTCCGAGCACGCACCAGCGGAGAGTGAAGAAATAA
- the raiA gene encoding ribosome-associated translation inhibitor RaiA: MNVEYTGRQYVVTTAIRKEVETGLTKIRKILGDKFETKVILAVEKHRHKAEITISPRNGPLVGLAQAKDMTIAVNEALDHLEKQAVKYKTRWMSKKRSARKSEEVKKWNGHSTSPQEELTTVVGLSEKTAVPVMVHKYPAVAKTTEVHLVRSDEAVAMRPMTLEEAIKEAHFKDRDVFIFRDPKGKLMILHRTRDGKMELIEAP; this comes from the coding sequence ATGAACGTGGAGTACACGGGAAGACAGTACGTCGTCACCACCGCCATCCGCAAAGAAGTAGAAACCGGCCTCACCAAAATCCGCAAAATTCTGGGCGACAAATTTGAGACCAAGGTTATTCTGGCCGTCGAAAAGCATCGCCACAAAGCCGAAATCACTATCAGCCCCCGCAACGGCCCGCTGGTCGGCCTGGCTCAAGCCAAGGACATGACCATCGCCGTCAATGAAGCTCTCGACCATCTTGAGAAACAGGCGGTGAAATATAAGACGCGCTGGATGTCGAAGAAGCGCTCGGCTCGCAAGAGCGAAGAAGTCAAAAAGTGGAACGGCCACAGCACATCGCCGCAGGAAGAGTTGACGACCGTGGTCGGCCTTTCAGAGAAGACAGCGGTTCCGGTGATGGTGCACAAGTATCCCGCCGTGGCCAAGACCACTGAGGTTCATCTGGTGCGCTCGGATGAGGCCGTCGCCATGCGTCCCATGACGCTCGAAGAAGCGATCAAAGAAGCTCACTTCAAGGATCGCGACGTCTTTATCTTTCGCGACCCGAAAGGCAAGTTGATGATTCTGCATCGCACGCGGGACGGCAAGATGGAGTTAATCGAGGCGCCGTAA